agatagagcaacatcagttacagacaccttggaaatgtttagacccttagtgatgatcaagtccaaaatatgtccctgtttgtgcgtttgctgtttaacatgttgagtcaaaccaacatttctaagagtgtcacatagatctattggacttctgtcttcaggattgtccatgtgaatgttgaagtctcccacaataattaaacagtcataatcaacacatatcacagataaaagctcattaaaataattgataaagtttgttttggacttaggaggcctgtaaatattcaagaacattgtttggacagggctctttacctggagagccaaatattcaaaagaatcaaatttgcccagaaatacttttttacactctaataaatctttaaacaaagtggcccctccaccttttctttgctgtctgctctcacaaagaaaattgtagtttggaggcgtcgcctctatcagaatgggagcttcattaaattcatgtaaacatgtttctgttaaaaacagaaacatcaagatcgtggtcagtaatgaagtcattgattaaaaatgattttcctgacagagatctaatgttcaagtTGTCCAgctctcctgtggatttcgacagggagaccttttgtgatgacctctcttgtGTCTTCAGACTAACGTTGCAAATCTCTTCCTCACTTGCTTCACTTCCCTCCATTCTGCTGTTGTTGAACTGCGGCTGCGCCACTCGGCTCCCGTAAGTTTTAATaatgaaattcaattcaaagatactttattgatccccgaggggacattagaagtccagtacaacccatccaaacatacatcatgacacaagacaagggggagacgggtcaccaaggctttgctgcccactcacaggcgctgcccttgttagatgagaaaaaagGTCACATTAGGTAAACGGCAAAAGAAAGTGATTGACGTGAAATCAGAGGAGATAAAGTACGTTATATTCGATGTAACCATGGGTTTTTTTACCAATGCAGACACACTAAGAAAGATACATTGCGCATTTAGCTGGCGGCTGTGTCCGTTGGGCACTAAAGCTACCATTGCAGTCGCATCACTAACATCTATTTCAgatctcttttccaatggttatggtcaatctgacagagagaggtatcccagtcattgtggtttttagtataacaataacCATCAGTGGTTCTAGATGGataaactgtctacttttaaggctgggcttaaaactttcctttttgataaagcttatagttagagtgggttagtttatcctgagctatctctgtagttatgctgctataggcttaggctgctggaggacttaatgaccactttcactctctttgctacattctcatactactctccaattttgcattattttgacacgacatgtgttgtgaattggcgctatataaataaactgaatttaaactgAACCATCGATTCTAATCGGTGAATCTCTCCATTCCTAATCAGGTGTATATTAATCAATCTGTGCCTCTCTCTCCTGCAGTTCAGACACTGACCTGGAGGGGGCAGTGGTGGAGGTGCTTGATCACCATCAGCTTGAGAGAAAACTTTCCCCCACCTGTCCTGTTACCGTGGAGATGGTGGGATCTTGTGCTACCTTGGTAACTGAACGCATCATCCAGAAAGCTCCACAGATCCTGGACCAGCAGCTGGCCCAGCTGCTCTATGGTACACTCCTGCAAACACCTGGTTTCTAACACACCTAGATGCTTATACAGCTGTTTACACACACCTGAATACATACACCTGGTTACATTACAGCTGGTTCACACACCTGGATGCATTCACCTGAGCAGATCTGATTAGGTTTACAGATTACAGACTCTTGATCACGCTCACTCACAGATTTGTCCCAATTAAAAATCATTGGTTACTgatctctgtgtgtgtgagcagcGACAGTGGTGCTGGACTGTGTCAACATGGCTCCTGCTGCAGGTAAAGTAACACCTAAAGACAGTCAGTACATTGCTGTGCTGGAGACGCGATTCCCCACTATGCCACCAAGGGGCACTCTGTTCCAGGCGCTGCAGAATGCCAAGTTTGACGTGTCAGGTAAGTTCGTGAATCTGATCTGTAGACCACAATCTGAAGTCTGACACCATGTAGAGCGTTATCAGGAGTAACTGTAGTAGTCAGTGTGTTACACCAGCCCTTAGAATAAGTGGTAgatgaactgtattttacactatagccacattcacccaactgttctcacaaacacacacacattcatacaccagtACTTGGATTGGTAGGCAAGTTgatgttaagtgccttgcccagtgGCACATCAagatgtggcaggaggaagctggaatcgaacccacaactttgGGACTGCAAAACAACTACTCCTCCCGCTGAGCCACATTTGTTACAATAAACTGTAATGTTCGAAATATTCTGCTCCGTATAGCTTCACTATTTAATTCTTATCCATGCTTGAGTTGCTGAAGTAGTTCTCACAGTATTTGGTAGTACTGAGTGCAGTATTTTGTACTTAGGTCTGAACATGGAGCAGATGTTGTTAAAAGACATGAAAGCTGTTTCAGGAAGTCTCAACGTCGCCGTTCCAGTTCTCTACATCACCCTGAAGGTAACACAGTACTACACCCTATACTACACCCTGTACTGCACCCTGTACTACACCCTGTACTACACCCTATACTGCACCCTGTACTACACCCTGTACTACACCCTATACTGCACCCTGTACTACACCCTGTACTACACCCTGTACTACACCCTGTACTACACCCTATACTGCACCCTGTACTACACCCTGTACTACACCCTATACTGCACCCTGTACTACACCCTGTACTACACCCTATACTACACCCTGTACTACACCCTATACTGCACCCTGTATTACACCCTGTACTACACCCTATACTGCACCCTGTACTACACCCTATACTACAACCTGTACTACACCCTTTACTGCACCCTGTATTACACCCTGTACTACACCCTATACTACACCCTGTATTACACCCTGTACTACACCCTATACTACAACCTGTACTACACCCTATACTGCACCCTGTATTACACCCTATACTGCACCCTGTACTACACCCTGTACTACACCCTATACTACAACCTGTACTACACCCTATACTGCACCCTGTATTACACCCTATACTACACCCTGTACTACACCCTGTACTACACCCTATACTACACCCTGTACTACACCCTATACTGCACCCTGTATTACACCCTGTACTGCACCCTGTACTACACCCTATACTACACCCTGTACTACACCCTATACTGCACCCTGTATTACACCCTGTACTACACCCTATACTGCACCCTGTACTACACCCTATACTACAACCTGTACTACACCCTTTACTGCACCCTGTATTACACCCTGTACTACACCCTATACTACACCCTGTATTACACCCTGTATTACACCCTGTACTACACCCTATACTACAACCTGTACTACACCCTATACTGCACCCTGTATTACACCCTATACTGCACCCTGTACTACACCCTGTACTACACCCTATACTGCACCCTGTACTACACCCTGTACTACACCCTATACTACACCCTGTACTACACCCTGTACTACACCCTATACTACACCCTGTACTACACCCTGTACTGCACCCTGTATTACACCCTGTACTGCACCCTGTATTACACCCTGTACTACACCCTATACTGCACCCTGTACTACACCCTGTACTACACCCTATACTACACCCTGTATTACACCCTATACTGCACCCTGTATTACACCCTGTACTACACCCTATACTGCACCCTGTATTACACCCTGTACTACACCCTATACTACACCCTGTACTACACCCTATACTACACCCTGTACTACACCCTGTACTACACCCTATACTGCACCCTGTATTACACCCTGTACTACACCCTATACTACACCCTGTACTACACCCTATACTACACCCTGTACTACACCCTATACTACACCCTGTTCTACACCCTATACTACACCCTGTACTACACCCTGTACTACATCTTGTACTGCACTCTGTAATATACTCTGTAATACATACAGTATAGCAACCCTGAACCGAACACATCGaaatacatacacacatttgtACTGTTGAATAATCAGCAACAGTAACATCGTTCTGCCAGCAGGGGGCCACCTAGCAGCACTTTACCCTCAGTTTTGTCTCACAGGCTGAAAACCTTCTTGTGTTCCAGGAATTTTTGCAGAGGGCTGACTTGGAAGCGGAGCtttcagttttctgtcaaaaGTCTGGATTTGATTTGCTGCTGATGATGACAATCTCCTTTACTGAGAGCAAAGAGCCAATCAGAGAGCTTGTTGTGTTCAGCCACAGCGCCTCCTGCAGGGAGCAGGTACCTCAGCCACCACACATTGATTTGACACAGTAACAATGATAGTATCCTGTTAATAATCTGTTAGTACGCTGCCTACTCTGATTGTACCTGATAGTACTCTGATAACAGTACTCTGATAAGTCTTCTGATAGTACTCTTATAGTACTTTGATATTTTTGTCTGGACCTAATAGTACGCTGAAAGTTACAAGTTACTGGTAGTATTCTTGTTTTACTGTGCTAGTACTCTGATAGTACTCCCATGGTACCCTTGTAGAAATGACACTACCCTGATAATTCTGGGACAGTACCTTGATAGTACTTTTATAGTACGTTGGTTGTCTTAACAGTACCTAGATTGTACTCTCATAGTACTGTGATAGTACTCTCCATCCAGGAGTCCGTTCCTGTTGCTAGTTTGTTGAAGTTACCATGACAACCTTGATGTACTCCTTTAGGTAAGTAAGTACCTGGAGCAGGCCCACAACCCCGCCCTCAACCTCAGTCCAATCAGCTGCCCCCATCCACACATCTCAGCGTATCAGCAAGGTAAGGATTTTACCTGGTTCTCCAGGTGAGGCCGGAGCTTTACATGAGTCTGTTCAGTTCAGTGAATAATCTCATCTTCTGTCTCAGGGAACACACTGGCTTCCAGGAAGAAGCTCCTACCCCTAGTTAAGGACTTCCTGAGAGAGTGTGATGGAGACGGTTGCCTGAGAGACACAGAGGAGGACTCTGAGGTTCCTCCTACCCCCATGAATAGTCTGGTGGACGGCTGTCCTCTGGACGAAGGACTTCCTCGAATAACTGCTGAGGACCTGCAGGACAAGTTGCACCAGATGGAGTctgctgacctctgacctctctTCTGTTGGTCCTCAGGGTGTCTCTGTCGTCATCCCATCGTCTCTGATACCACACCAGTGTCAGAGGATGGGCAGAGACTCTGAGGACAGAACATCAGAACCCAAATTACTTCTGTCAGGAAACCGTTTTAATCTCAGATCGATTCCGGTGGAACTAAAGCTGGTCCTACAAAACCAGTCCAACAGAACCGGCCCATTCTCAGTGGGGTAGACTCAGTACAGTAGATTAAGGTGACTGGTCCAGTAGAACCTGCTCTGAACAGGTTCTACTGGACCATTCTGAAGTGAGTTCATGATCTCATTTGTTTCTCCTAATTTTAACAAA
This genomic stretch from Girardinichthys multiradiatus isolate DD_20200921_A chromosome 3, DD_fGirMul_XY1, whole genome shotgun sequence harbors:
- the prune gene encoding exopolyphosphatase PRUNE1 isoform X3; amino-acid sequence: MEEFLQSCRQTLQEKTDQDSPGFHVVLGNEACDVDSMVSALAFAYLLFKTAGGDSLVLPLLNIRQSELVLRSDNVFLLRQTGLSPDLLLFRDQLDLRVLHRAGRLRLTLVDHNVLPSSDTDLEGAVVEVLDHHQLERKLSPTCPVTVEMVGSCATLVTERIIQKAPQILDQQLAQLLYAATVVLDCVNMAPAAGKVTPKDSQYIAVLETRFPTMPPRGTLFQALQNAKFDVSGLNMEQMLLKDMKAVSGSLNVAVPVLYITLKEFLQRADLEAELSVFCQKSGFDLLLMMTISFTESKEPIRELVVFSHSASCREQVSKYLEQAHNPALNLSPISCPHPHISAYQQGNTLASRKKLLPLVKDFLRECDGDGCLRDTEEDSEVPPTPMNSLVDGCPLDEGLPRITAEDLQDKLHQMESADL
- the prune gene encoding exopolyphosphatase PRUNE1 isoform X1, with product MEEFLQSCRQTLQEKTDQDSPGFHVVLGNEACDVDSMVSALAFAYLLFKTAGGDSLVLPLLNIRQSELVLRSDNVFLLRQTGLSPDLLLFRDQLDLRVLHRAGRLRLTLVDHNVLPRLTLQISSSLASLPSILLLLNCGCATRLPSDTDLEGAVVEVLDHHQLERKLSPTCPVTVEMVGSCATLVTERIIQKAPQILDQQLAQLLYAATVVLDCVNMAPAAGKVTPKDSQYIAVLETRFPTMPPRGTLFQALQNAKFDVSGLNMEQMLLKDMKAVSGSLNVAVPVLYITLKEFLQRADLEAELSVFCQKSGFDLLLMMTISFTESKEPIRELVVFSHSASCREQVSKYLEQAHNPALNLSPISCPHPHISAYQQGNTLASRKKLLPLVKDFLRECDGDGCLRDTEEDSEVPPTPMNSLVDGCPLDEGLPRITAEDLQDKLHQMESADL
- the prune gene encoding exopolyphosphatase PRUNE1 isoform X2, which translates into the protein MEEFLQSCRQTLQEKTDQDSPGFHVVLGNEACDVDSMVSALAFAYLLFKTAGGDSLVLPLLNIRQSELVLRSDNVFLLRQTGLSPDLLLFRDQLDLRVLHRAGRLRLTLVDHNVLPRLTLQISSSLASLPSILLLLNCGCATRLPSDTDLEGAVVEVLDHHQLERKLSPTCPVTVEMVGSCATLVTERIIQKAPQILDQQLAQLLYATVVLDCVNMAPAAGKVTPKDSQYIAVLETRFPTMPPRGTLFQALQNAKFDVSGLNMEQMLLKDMKAVSGSLNVAVPVLYITLKEFLQRADLEAELSVFCQKSGFDLLLMMTISFTESKEPIRELVVFSHSASCREQVSKYLEQAHNPALNLSPISCPHPHISAYQQGNTLASRKKLLPLVKDFLRECDGDGCLRDTEEDSEVPPTPMNSLVDGCPLDEGLPRITAEDLQDKLHQMESADL
- the prune gene encoding exopolyphosphatase PRUNE1 isoform X4 produces the protein MEEFLQSCRQTLQEKTDQDSPGFHVVLGNEACDVDSMVSALAFAYLLFKTAGGDSLVLPLLNIRQSELVLRSDNVFLLRQTGLSPDLLLFRDQLDLRVLHRAGRLRLTLVDHNVLPSSDTDLEGAVVEVLDHHQLERKLSPTCPVTVEMVGSCATLVTERIIQKAPQILDQQLAQLLYATVVLDCVNMAPAAGKVTPKDSQYIAVLETRFPTMPPRGTLFQALQNAKFDVSGLNMEQMLLKDMKAVSGSLNVAVPVLYITLKEFLQRADLEAELSVFCQKSGFDLLLMMTISFTESKEPIRELVVFSHSASCREQVSKYLEQAHNPALNLSPISCPHPHISAYQQGNTLASRKKLLPLVKDFLRECDGDGCLRDTEEDSEVPPTPMNSLVDGCPLDEGLPRITAEDLQDKLHQMESADL
- the prune gene encoding exopolyphosphatase PRUNE1 isoform X5; translated protein: MEEFLQSCRQTLQEKTDQDSPGFHVVLGNEACDVDSMVSALAFAYLLFKTAGGDSLVLPLLNIRQSELVLRSDNVFLLRQTGLSPDLLLFRDQLDLRVLHRAGRLRLTLVDHNVLPRLTLQISSSLASLPSILLLLNCGCATRLPSDTDLEGAVVEVLDHHQLERKLSPTCPVTVEMVGSCATLVTERIIQKAPQILDQQLAQLLYGLNMEQMLLKDMKAVSGSLNVAVPVLYITLKEFLQRADLEAELSVFCQKSGFDLLLMMTISFTESKEPIRELVVFSHSASCREQVSKYLEQAHNPALNLSPISCPHPHISAYQQGNTLASRKKLLPLVKDFLRECDGDGCLRDTEEDSEVPPTPMNSLVDGCPLDEGLPRITAEDLQDKLHQMESADL